Proteins encoded together in one Lathamus discolor isolate bLatDis1 chromosome 3, bLatDis1.hap1, whole genome shotgun sequence window:
- the LOC136011881 gene encoding cytochrome P450 2J4-like isoform X3, whose product MKLAKIHGNIFTLWFGWAPVIVLNGFQAVKDGMTTHPEDVSGRLVSPFFRAMAKGKGIMLATGHTWKQQRRFALRTLRDLGLGKRGLEHRVQEEAHYLVAFFASMKGKPMDPSFSLVHSVSNVICAVVYGHRFSREDETFHDLIRATEHLFKFGGSFIHHLYEIFPWLMCRLPGPHKKALSCYDVLSSFTRREVRMHMERGVPDEPQDFIDFYLAHIKKTEDEPRSTYNEDNMVCSINDLFLGGSETTSTTLNWGLLYMVANPDIQEKVQKELDAVLGPSQLICYEDRRELPYTNAVVHEVQRFSNIISVGMPRVCVRNTTLLSFALKKGTIVLPNIASSLYDPEHWETPRQFNPGHFLDKDGNFVSREAFLPFSIGHRVCLGEHLARTELFIFFANLLRAFTFRLPEGVTKISTEPILGGKNPTRNVWQQDISGGSQQGDGRGTLGTRRGNLVKVASQLFVSGVAHVSRCDRSTTAAWCCPTCVQHPHLNLHSSTKPKTAEELTGMGCKSDDTYCFLW is encoded by the exons ATGAAG CTGGCAAAAATTCATGGCAACATATTCACCTTATGGTTTGGATGGGCCCCAGTGATCGTATTGAATGGATTTCAAGCAGTTAAGGATGGTATGACCACGCACCCTGAAGACGTTTCTGGGAGGCTAGTGTCTCCTTTCTTCAGAGCCATGGCCAAAGGAAAAG GGATTATGCTGGCAACTGGTCACACCTGGAAGCAGCAAAGAAGGTTTGCCCTGAGGACTTTACGTGACCTTGGTCTGGGGAAAAGAGGTCTGGAGCATCGAGTTCAAGAAGAGGCCCACTACCTTGTAGCCTTCTTTGCAAGCATGAAAG GGAAACCCATGgatccttctttctctcttgttcATTCTGTCTCAAATGTAATTTGTGCTGTTGTTTATGGACATCGCTTCTCCAGAGAGGATGAAACCTTCCATGACCTGATCAGAGCCACAGAGCATCTATTCAAATTTGGAGGCAGCTTTATTCATCAT CTGTATGAAATCTTCCCCTGGCTGATGTGCCGCCTCCCTGGTCCTCATAAGAAGGCATTGTCTTGCTATGATGTCCTGAGCTCTTTTACAAGGCGAGAGGTCAGAATGCACATGGAACGTGGGGTGCCAGATGAACCGCAAGATTTCATTGACTTTTACCTGGCTCACATTAAAAAA ACCGAAGATGAACCCAGGTCTACATACAATGAAGACAACATGGTTTGTTCTATAAATGACCTTTTCTTGGGTGGATCAGAGACAACAAGCACTACTCTGAACTGGGGTCTTCTCTATATGGTGGCAAATCCAGACATCCAAG AGAAAGTGCAAAAGGAGCTTGATGCTGTTCTGGGTCCTTCCCAGTTAATCTGCTATGAGGATCGGAGAGAGCTGCCCTACACCAACGCTGTGGTTCATGAGGTTCAGCGCTTCAGCAACATTATCTCAGTTGGCATGCCTAGAGTGTGTGTGAGGAACACTACGTTGCTTAGCTTTGCCCTCAAAAAG ggCACCATAGTTcttccaaatattgcttcatcTTTGTATGACCCAGAGCACTGGGAAACACCTCGACAGTTCAACCCTGGTCACTTTTTGGATAAGGATGGAAACTTTGTGAGCCGAGAAGCCTTTTTACCATTTTCAATAG GGCACCGTGTGTGTTTGGGGGAGCATCTGGCAAGAACCgagctctttattttctttgccaaCCTGCTGCGGGCGTTCACCTTCCGGCTCCCTGAGGGGGTGACAAAGATCAGCACAGAGCCCATTCTGGGTG gaAAGAACCCAACACGCAATGTGTGGCAGCAGGACATCAGTGGAGGCTCACAGCAGGGAGATGGGAGAG GGACACTTGGAACCCGGAGGGGTAATCTGGTGAAGGTGGCTTCACAACTCTTTGTCTCTGGAGTAGCTCATGTCAGCAGGTGTGACAG
- the LOC136011881 gene encoding cytochrome P450 2J4-like isoform X1, whose amino-acid sequence MLLNNRMNLQAQKLQPQLYVGHFFIWWLIPIFKFLKLQRVRRQLPPGPIPLPVFGTLIQLNFQFNRDLLMKLAKIHGNIFTLWFGWAPVIVLNGFQAVKDGMTTHPEDVSGRLVSPFFRAMAKGKGIMLATGHTWKQQRRFALRTLRDLGLGKRGLEHRVQEEAHYLVAFFASMKGKPMDPSFSLVHSVSNVICAVVYGHRFSREDETFHDLIRATEHLFKFGGSFIHHLYEIFPWLMCRLPGPHKKALSCYDVLSSFTRREVRMHMERGVPDEPQDFIDFYLAHIKKTEDEPRSTYNEDNMVCSINDLFLGGSETTSTTLNWGLLYMVANPDIQEKVQKELDAVLGPSQLICYEDRRELPYTNAVVHEVQRFSNIISVGMPRVCVRNTTLLSFALKKGTIVLPNIASSLYDPEHWETPRQFNPGHFLDKDGNFVSREAFLPFSIGHRVCLGEHLARTELFIFFANLLRAFTFRLPEGVTKISTEPILGGKNPTRNVWQQDISGGSQQGDGRGTLGTRRGNLVKVASQLFVSGVAHVSRCDRSTTAAWCCPTCVQHPHLNLHSSTKPKTAEELTGMGCKSDDTYCFLW is encoded by the exons ATGCTGCTGAATAACAGGATGAATCTACAG GCACAGAAACTACAGCCACAACTTTATGTTGGACATTTCTTTATATGGTGGCTTATCCCGATATTCAAG TTTTTAAAGTTGCAACGAGTACGGAGACAGCTTCCTCCTGGACCAATCCCTCTCCCAGTTTTTGGGACCTTGATACAGCTGAACTTTCAGTTTAATCGTGATCTCCTCATGAAG CTGGCAAAAATTCATGGCAACATATTCACCTTATGGTTTGGATGGGCCCCAGTGATCGTATTGAATGGATTTCAAGCAGTTAAGGATGGTATGACCACGCACCCTGAAGACGTTTCTGGGAGGCTAGTGTCTCCTTTCTTCAGAGCCATGGCCAAAGGAAAAG GGATTATGCTGGCAACTGGTCACACCTGGAAGCAGCAAAGAAGGTTTGCCCTGAGGACTTTACGTGACCTTGGTCTGGGGAAAAGAGGTCTGGAGCATCGAGTTCAAGAAGAGGCCCACTACCTTGTAGCCTTCTTTGCAAGCATGAAAG GGAAACCCATGgatccttctttctctcttgttcATTCTGTCTCAAATGTAATTTGTGCTGTTGTTTATGGACATCGCTTCTCCAGAGAGGATGAAACCTTCCATGACCTGATCAGAGCCACAGAGCATCTATTCAAATTTGGAGGCAGCTTTATTCATCAT CTGTATGAAATCTTCCCCTGGCTGATGTGCCGCCTCCCTGGTCCTCATAAGAAGGCATTGTCTTGCTATGATGTCCTGAGCTCTTTTACAAGGCGAGAGGTCAGAATGCACATGGAACGTGGGGTGCCAGATGAACCGCAAGATTTCATTGACTTTTACCTGGCTCACATTAAAAAA ACCGAAGATGAACCCAGGTCTACATACAATGAAGACAACATGGTTTGTTCTATAAATGACCTTTTCTTGGGTGGATCAGAGACAACAAGCACTACTCTGAACTGGGGTCTTCTCTATATGGTGGCAAATCCAGACATCCAAG AGAAAGTGCAAAAGGAGCTTGATGCTGTTCTGGGTCCTTCCCAGTTAATCTGCTATGAGGATCGGAGAGAGCTGCCCTACACCAACGCTGTGGTTCATGAGGTTCAGCGCTTCAGCAACATTATCTCAGTTGGCATGCCTAGAGTGTGTGTGAGGAACACTACGTTGCTTAGCTTTGCCCTCAAAAAG ggCACCATAGTTcttccaaatattgcttcatcTTTGTATGACCCAGAGCACTGGGAAACACCTCGACAGTTCAACCCTGGTCACTTTTTGGATAAGGATGGAAACTTTGTGAGCCGAGAAGCCTTTTTACCATTTTCAATAG GGCACCGTGTGTGTTTGGGGGAGCATCTGGCAAGAACCgagctctttattttctttgccaaCCTGCTGCGGGCGTTCACCTTCCGGCTCCCTGAGGGGGTGACAAAGATCAGCACAGAGCCCATTCTGGGTG gaAAGAACCCAACACGCAATGTGTGGCAGCAGGACATCAGTGGAGGCTCACAGCAGGGAGATGGGAGAG GGACACTTGGAACCCGGAGGGGTAATCTGGTGAAGGTGGCTTCACAACTCTTTGTCTCTGGAGTAGCTCATGTCAGCAGGTGTGACAG
- the LOC136011881 gene encoding cytochrome P450 2J4-like isoform X2 has translation MLLNNRMNLQAQKLQPQLYVGHFFIWWLIPIFKFLKLQRVRRQLPPGPIPLPVFGTLIQLNFQFNRDLLMKLAKIHGNIFTLWFGWAPVIVLNGFQAVKDGMTTHPEDVSGRLVSPFFRAMAKGKGIMLATGHTWKQQRRFALRTLRDLGLGKRGLEHRVQEEAHYLVAFFASMKGKPMDPSFSLVHSVSNVICAVVYGHRFSREDETFHDLIRATEHLFKFGGSFIHHTEDEPRSTYNEDNMVCSINDLFLGGSETTSTTLNWGLLYMVANPDIQEKVQKELDAVLGPSQLICYEDRRELPYTNAVVHEVQRFSNIISVGMPRVCVRNTTLLSFALKKGTIVLPNIASSLYDPEHWETPRQFNPGHFLDKDGNFVSREAFLPFSIGHRVCLGEHLARTELFIFFANLLRAFTFRLPEGVTKISTEPILGGKNPTRNVWQQDISGGSQQGDGRGTLGTRRGNLVKVASQLFVSGVAHVSRCDRSTTAAWCCPTCVQHPHLNLHSSTKPKTAEELTGMGCKSDDTYCFLW, from the exons ATGCTGCTGAATAACAGGATGAATCTACAG GCACAGAAACTACAGCCACAACTTTATGTTGGACATTTCTTTATATGGTGGCTTATCCCGATATTCAAG TTTTTAAAGTTGCAACGAGTACGGAGACAGCTTCCTCCTGGACCAATCCCTCTCCCAGTTTTTGGGACCTTGATACAGCTGAACTTTCAGTTTAATCGTGATCTCCTCATGAAG CTGGCAAAAATTCATGGCAACATATTCACCTTATGGTTTGGATGGGCCCCAGTGATCGTATTGAATGGATTTCAAGCAGTTAAGGATGGTATGACCACGCACCCTGAAGACGTTTCTGGGAGGCTAGTGTCTCCTTTCTTCAGAGCCATGGCCAAAGGAAAAG GGATTATGCTGGCAACTGGTCACACCTGGAAGCAGCAAAGAAGGTTTGCCCTGAGGACTTTACGTGACCTTGGTCTGGGGAAAAGAGGTCTGGAGCATCGAGTTCAAGAAGAGGCCCACTACCTTGTAGCCTTCTTTGCAAGCATGAAAG GGAAACCCATGgatccttctttctctcttgttcATTCTGTCTCAAATGTAATTTGTGCTGTTGTTTATGGACATCGCTTCTCCAGAGAGGATGAAACCTTCCATGACCTGATCAGAGCCACAGAGCATCTATTCAAATTTGGAGGCAGCTTTATTCATCAT ACCGAAGATGAACCCAGGTCTACATACAATGAAGACAACATGGTTTGTTCTATAAATGACCTTTTCTTGGGTGGATCAGAGACAACAAGCACTACTCTGAACTGGGGTCTTCTCTATATGGTGGCAAATCCAGACATCCAAG AGAAAGTGCAAAAGGAGCTTGATGCTGTTCTGGGTCCTTCCCAGTTAATCTGCTATGAGGATCGGAGAGAGCTGCCCTACACCAACGCTGTGGTTCATGAGGTTCAGCGCTTCAGCAACATTATCTCAGTTGGCATGCCTAGAGTGTGTGTGAGGAACACTACGTTGCTTAGCTTTGCCCTCAAAAAG ggCACCATAGTTcttccaaatattgcttcatcTTTGTATGACCCAGAGCACTGGGAAACACCTCGACAGTTCAACCCTGGTCACTTTTTGGATAAGGATGGAAACTTTGTGAGCCGAGAAGCCTTTTTACCATTTTCAATAG GGCACCGTGTGTGTTTGGGGGAGCATCTGGCAAGAACCgagctctttattttctttgccaaCCTGCTGCGGGCGTTCACCTTCCGGCTCCCTGAGGGGGTGACAAAGATCAGCACAGAGCCCATTCTGGGTG gaAAGAACCCAACACGCAATGTGTGGCAGCAGGACATCAGTGGAGGCTCACAGCAGGGAGATGGGAGAG GGACACTTGGAACCCGGAGGGGTAATCTGGTGAAGGTGGCTTCACAACTCTTTGTCTCTGGAGTAGCTCATGTCAGCAGGTGTGACAG
- the LOC136011881 gene encoding cytochrome P450 2J4-like isoform X4: protein MLLNNRMNLQAQKLQPQLYVGHFFIWWLIPIFKFLKLQRVRRQLPPGPIPLPVFGTLIQLNFQFNRDLLMKLAKIHGNIFTLWFGWAPVIVLNGFQAVKDGMTTHPEDVSGRLVSPFFRAMAKGKGIMLATGHTWKQQRRFALRTLRDLGLGKRGLEHRVQEEAHYLVAFFASMKGKPMDPSFSLVHSVSNVICAVVYGHRFSREDETFHDLIRATEHLFKFGGSFIHHLYEIFPWLMCRLPGPHKKALSCYDVLSSFTRREVRMHMERGVPDEPQDFIDFYLAHIKKTEDEPRSTYNEDNMVCSINDLFLGGSETTSTTLNWGLLYMVANPDIQEKVQKELDAVLGPSQLICYEDRRELPYTNAVVHEVQRFSNIISVGMPRVCVRNTTLLSFALKKGTIVLPNIASSLYDPEHWETPRQFNPGHFLDKDGNFVSREAFLPFSIGHRVCLGEHLARTELFIFFANLLRAFTFRLPEGVTKISTEPILGGTLQPHPYRICAIPR, encoded by the exons ATGCTGCTGAATAACAGGATGAATCTACAG GCACAGAAACTACAGCCACAACTTTATGTTGGACATTTCTTTATATGGTGGCTTATCCCGATATTCAAG TTTTTAAAGTTGCAACGAGTACGGAGACAGCTTCCTCCTGGACCAATCCCTCTCCCAGTTTTTGGGACCTTGATACAGCTGAACTTTCAGTTTAATCGTGATCTCCTCATGAAG CTGGCAAAAATTCATGGCAACATATTCACCTTATGGTTTGGATGGGCCCCAGTGATCGTATTGAATGGATTTCAAGCAGTTAAGGATGGTATGACCACGCACCCTGAAGACGTTTCTGGGAGGCTAGTGTCTCCTTTCTTCAGAGCCATGGCCAAAGGAAAAG GGATTATGCTGGCAACTGGTCACACCTGGAAGCAGCAAAGAAGGTTTGCCCTGAGGACTTTACGTGACCTTGGTCTGGGGAAAAGAGGTCTGGAGCATCGAGTTCAAGAAGAGGCCCACTACCTTGTAGCCTTCTTTGCAAGCATGAAAG GGAAACCCATGgatccttctttctctcttgttcATTCTGTCTCAAATGTAATTTGTGCTGTTGTTTATGGACATCGCTTCTCCAGAGAGGATGAAACCTTCCATGACCTGATCAGAGCCACAGAGCATCTATTCAAATTTGGAGGCAGCTTTATTCATCAT CTGTATGAAATCTTCCCCTGGCTGATGTGCCGCCTCCCTGGTCCTCATAAGAAGGCATTGTCTTGCTATGATGTCCTGAGCTCTTTTACAAGGCGAGAGGTCAGAATGCACATGGAACGTGGGGTGCCAGATGAACCGCAAGATTTCATTGACTTTTACCTGGCTCACATTAAAAAA ACCGAAGATGAACCCAGGTCTACATACAATGAAGACAACATGGTTTGTTCTATAAATGACCTTTTCTTGGGTGGATCAGAGACAACAAGCACTACTCTGAACTGGGGTCTTCTCTATATGGTGGCAAATCCAGACATCCAAG AGAAAGTGCAAAAGGAGCTTGATGCTGTTCTGGGTCCTTCCCAGTTAATCTGCTATGAGGATCGGAGAGAGCTGCCCTACACCAACGCTGTGGTTCATGAGGTTCAGCGCTTCAGCAACATTATCTCAGTTGGCATGCCTAGAGTGTGTGTGAGGAACACTACGTTGCTTAGCTTTGCCCTCAAAAAG ggCACCATAGTTcttccaaatattgcttcatcTTTGTATGACCCAGAGCACTGGGAAACACCTCGACAGTTCAACCCTGGTCACTTTTTGGATAAGGATGGAAACTTTGTGAGCCGAGAAGCCTTTTTACCATTTTCAATAG GGCACCGTGTGTGTTTGGGGGAGCATCTGGCAAGAACCgagctctttattttctttgccaaCCTGCTGCGGGCGTTCACCTTCCGGCTCCCTGAGGGGGTGACAAAGATCAGCACAGAGCCCATTCTGGGTGGTACGCTGCAGCCCCACCCCTACAGGATTTGTGCCATTCCACGCTAG